The Pseudomonas solani genome segment TGGTAGAGCACGCGTTCTTCGAAGGGGATCTCCCGCTCCTGCGCCACTTCGCGGTAGTAGCGGATGCACAGTCCCTGCTGGTAGGGGCGCGTGGCGTCCACCGGCTGGCCTTCGCCATCGGTGACCCGGCCACGGGCCATGCGGTCGAGCCAGGTGGCGCGGTCGATGGCCGGGAAATGCGCGCACAGGCAGTCGAGCACCGTGATCCAGGGGCCCTGGGGCAGGTGCAGCGTGCTGGGGCGCACATTGGGTTCGGTGCTCATGGCCATCTCCGGCAAAGCCTGGCGGGGCGCGCATTAGGCCGTAGCGGGGGCGGGCGGTCAAACCCCGGCGTGCTCGTTTTCCCATTGCCCGGTGGGGCTTCGGCCGGCAGCAGAAGCGGACGGCCTCACCTGTCGAGCCTTTGAAACTTCAGCCTAGGATCACGGCCACTTCAAGCCACCGGGCCCCGCCATGACCGCCTTCGACATCGCCCCTTCCGCCCCGACGCCAGCTGCCTCGCTCTCGCTGCGCGACGCCGCCTACGGGGCCATCAAGGCGCGGATCATCCGCTGCGAGTTTCGTCCCGGGGAGGTGCTCAACGAGGCCGCGCTGGCCAGCGGCCTGGGGCTGGGCCGTACGCCGGTGCACCAGGCGCTGCAACGCCTGGAGGCCGAGGGGCTGGTGTCGATCATCCCGCGCAAGGGCGTGCTGGTGACGCCGCTGTCCATCGACGAGGTGCTGGAGATGATCGAGGTGCGCCTGTGCAACGAGGTGCTCTGCGTGGGCCTGGCCATCGAGCGCGCCAGCCAGACGGAAATCGCCGCCATGGACGAGCTGCTGGCCCGCGTGCCGGCGCTGATCGTCGAGCGGGACGTGGCGGCGCTGTCCGCCCTGGACCTGCAATTCCACCTGGCCATTTCGGCGGCCGCGCGCAACCGCGTGCTGGCCGATCTGCTGCGCAGCCTGCACGAGCGCCAGGCGCGCTTCTGGTTCCTCTCGCTGGCCACGGCCGGGCACCAGGAAGCGGTGCACCAGGAGCACCGTCGCATCCTCGAGGCCTTCCGCACGCGGGATGTGGCGGCAGGGCAGCGGGCCATGCGCGATCACATCGAAGCCTTCCGCAGCACCATCGGCAGGAGCATCTGAAACCGGGGCAACGGGCCCCGGCGCCTTTTCATGCACGCAAGGAGAATGACCATGGCACTGGATTTCATCGTCGCGGGCGAGCGTCGCCTCGCCTTCGAACCCCGGGAACTGGTGATCGCCGGCTGGACCGGGCGCAACCGGGTGGCCGTCGACCGGCACATCGCCGAGCTGGAGACGCTGGGCATCCGCCCGCCCACCGAGGTGCCGTGCTTCTACCAGGTGGCGGCTTCGCTGCTGACCACCGCCGAGAGCATCCAGCTGCCCCGCGACCATTCCACCGGTGAGGTGGAGTGCGTGCTGATCGCCGCCTGGGACGGCCTCTACGTCGGCGTCGGTTCCGACCACACCGACCGCCAGGTGGAGGCGGTGGACATCACCCTGTCCAAGCAGCTCTGCGCCAAGCCGGTGAGCCGCCAGCTGTGGTCCTTCGACGAAGTGGCCGGGCATTGGGACAGCCTGGTGATGCGCTGCTGGCGCGAGCGCGAGGGCCAGCGCGAGCTGTACCAGGAGGGCGAGGCCGGCAGCATGCTCGACCCACTGGACCTGATCGAGCGGCGCAACGGCGGCATGACCCTGCCCCAGGGCAGCGTGATGTTCTGCGGCACCCTCGAGGCGCTCTTGCCCATCGCCCCGGGCGAGGCCTTCTGCGTCGAACTGCACGACCCGGTGCTGGAGCGCACCCTCAGCCACCGCTACACAGTGGAAGTGCTGGAGGTGGAGGCATGAACGGCCTCGTCACCCTGGCGGAATGGTCCGCGCGCCTGTCCAACGGGCACACCAGCAGCCGCGAGCTGACCGAAACCATGCTGGCGCGCGCCCAGGAGCACTTCGCCGGCGGCGGCCATGCCTTCATGGAACTGGACGAGGAGGGTGCCCGTGCCGCCGCCGCGTTTGCCGACCAGCGCCTGGCCCTGGGGCGGCGGGTGTCGCCGCTCGATGGCCTGCCGGTGTCGATCAAGGACCTGTTCGACATCGCCGGCCAGGTGACCCGCGCCGGTTCGCGGGTGCTGGAATGGCAGGCCCCGGCCACGGTGGATGCGCCCGCCGTGGCGCGCCTGCGCGAGGCCGGCGCCGTGCTGCTCGGGCGCACCAACATGACCGAGTTCGCCTATTCCGGCCTTGGCCTCAACCCGCACTTCGGCACGCCCCTGTCGCCCGTGGGCGAGGGGCTGATCGCCGGGGGCTCCAGCTCCGGGGCCGCCGTCAGCGTGGCGCTGGGCATGTCGGTGGTGGCGCTGGGCACCGATACCGGCGGCTCGGTGCGCATCCCGGCGGCGTTCTGCGGCATCACCGGCTTCAAGCCCACGGCGCGGCGGGTGCCCGGCGAGGGCATGGTGCCCCTGTCGCAGAGCCTGGATTCCATCGGCCCGCTGGCGCCCACGGTGGCCTGCTGCGCCCAGGTGGACGCGCTGCTGACCGGCGCGCAGCCCTGGCGCGATGCCGGCCTGCCGCTGCAGGGGCAGCGCTTCTTCGTCACCCCCGACTACGTTTTGGAAGACCTCGCGCCGGAGGTGGCGCAGGCCTTCGACTGGGCCATCGCGCGCCTGGCGGAGCAGGGCGCGGAGATCGTCGAGTTCCGCTTCCCCGAGCTGCTGCGCCTGCCGGAGATCAATGCCGGTGGCGGCTTTGCGGCGGCCGAGTCCTGGCATTGGCACCGCGAGCGCCTGCTGGCCGAAAGCGCCCGCTACGACCCGCGCGTAGCGGTACGCATCGAGCGCGGCAGCCGGCAGAGCGCCTGCGACTACCTGGAGCTGCTGCTGGAGCGCGCCGAGCTGAAGGCCCGCGCGGCGGAGGTGCTGCTGGGCGCGGATGCCTGGCTGATGCCCACGGTTTCCATCGCGCC includes the following:
- a CDS encoding GntR family transcriptional regulator, which gives rise to MTAFDIAPSAPTPAASLSLRDAAYGAIKARIIRCEFRPGEVLNEAALASGLGLGRTPVHQALQRLEAEGLVSIIPRKGVLVTPLSIDEVLEMIEVRLCNEVLCVGLAIERASQTEIAAMDELLARVPALIVERDVAALSALDLQFHLAISAAARNRVLADLLRSLHERQARFWFLSLATAGHQEAVHQEHRRILEAFRTRDVAAGQRAMRDHIEAFRSTIGRSI
- a CDS encoding DUF2848 domain-containing protein, whose amino-acid sequence is MALDFIVAGERRLAFEPRELVIAGWTGRNRVAVDRHIAELETLGIRPPTEVPCFYQVAASLLTTAESIQLPRDHSTGEVECVLIAAWDGLYVGVGSDHTDRQVEAVDITLSKQLCAKPVSRQLWSFDEVAGHWDSLVMRCWREREGQRELYQEGEAGSMLDPLDLIERRNGGMTLPQGSVMFCGTLEALLPIAPGEAFCVELHDPVLERTLSHRYTVEVLEVEA
- a CDS encoding amidase — protein: MNGLVTLAEWSARLSNGHTSSRELTETMLARAQEHFAGGGHAFMELDEEGARAAAAFADQRLALGRRVSPLDGLPVSIKDLFDIAGQVTRAGSRVLEWQAPATVDAPAVARLREAGAVLLGRTNMTEFAYSGLGLNPHFGTPLSPVGEGLIAGGSSSGAAVSVALGMSVVALGTDTGGSVRIPAAFCGITGFKPTARRVPGEGMVPLSQSLDSIGPLAPTVACCAQVDALLTGAQPWRDAGLPLQGQRFFVTPDYVLEDLAPEVAQAFDWAIARLAEQGAEIVEFRFPELLRLPEINAGGGFAAAESWHWHRERLLAESARYDPRVAVRIERGSRQSACDYLELLLERAELKARAAEVLLGADAWLMPTVSIAPPRLAEITDDDAFQRINARVLANPAVINFLDGCALSIPLPERPGIALSLCGLGGQDANILQLGAAVERCLG